The Euphorbia lathyris chromosome 2, ddEupLath1.1, whole genome shotgun sequence genome includes a window with the following:
- the LOC136217235 gene encoding cytochrome P450 709B1-like, with protein sequence MGYIVGFIVALFAVLFTSIWRLCKILVWRPYAVAKFFEKQGIKGVPYSFLYGSLKQMKKLQAEATALVLDTNSNDIIPTVFPHYHKWSKDYGENMLYWNGVDPRITITDPEMAKQILSNKFGFYKRSRSHPSSKKLMGEKGVIFVEGEEWVRHRRILNPAFSLDKLKMMKTKIAECTISLLREWEKQALKAGKESIQIEMNGEFIKLTSDVIAHSAFGSSYVEAQEAFQAQKELQKWIVASSTDILIPGWQYVPTPSNIRTWKLDRKLRNKLRSIVETRISQVSKSCHYGDDLLGVMIQSSEVTGQDKVSPKFMINEIIENCKAFFFAGHETTANFLTWTFFILSLHQEWQQKLREEVLSECGMEIPDSDMLSKLKLVNMVLLEVLRLYNPVIRLFRTPMEDIKLGKLIIPKGTSLEISIHQVHRKKEYWGNDANNFNPMRFANGISKAAKHPNAFIPFSVGPRNCIGQTFALLEAKMVVSLFLQRFSFSLSPRYKHAPINYITLHPRYGMPILIKPLSH encoded by the exons ATGGGATACATAGTTGGTTTCATAGTAGCTCTTTTTGCTGTTTTGTTTACAAGCATATGGCGACTGTGCAAAATTCTGGTGTGGAGGCCATACGCCGTCGCTAAGTTCTTCGAAAAGCAAGGAATAAAAGGGGTACCATACAGCTTCCTCTACGGTTCCCTCAAACAAATGAAAAAGCTCCAAGCTGAAGCTACTGCTCTGGTTTTAGATACAAACTCTAATGATATCATTCCCACAGTTTTTCCTCATTATCACAAGTGGTCCAAAGATTATG gaGAGAATATGCTATATTGGAATGGGGTAGACCCGAGAATAACAATTACAGATCCAGAAATGGCGAAAcaaattttatcaaataaattTGGATTCTACAAAAGATCCAGATCTCATCCATCTTCGAAGAAACTAATGGGCGAGAAAGGTGTGATTTTTGTGGAAGGAGAAGAATGGGTTCGCCACAGAAGGATTCTCAATCCTGCCTTTTCACTCGACAAACTCAAG ATGATGAAAACGAAAATTGCAGAATGCACAATAAGTCTGTTGAGAGAGTGGGAAAAACAAGCTTTAAAAGCAGGGAAGGAAAGCATTCAAATAGAAATGAATGGAGAATTTATAAAGCTAACATCAGATGTAATAGCTCATAGTGCCTTTGGAAGTAGCTATGTTGAAGCACAAGAAGCCTTTCAAGCACAAAAAGAGCTTCAAAAATGGATAGTAGCTTCAAGTACAGACATTCTCATCCCTGGCTGGCAGTATGTACCTACCCCTTCAAACATCAGGACTTGGAAGCTAGACAGGAAGCTCAGGAACAAGTTAAGGAGCATTGTGGAAACTAGAATAAGCCAAGTCAGTAAAAGTTGTCATTATGGAGATGATTTGTTAGGCGTAATGATTCAATCTTCTGAAGTTACAGGTCAAGATAAAGTCAGTCCAAAATTCATGATCAATGAAATCATTGAAAACTGCAAAGCTTTCTTTTTTGCTGGACATGAAACCACCGCTAATTTTCTTACCTGGACTTTTTTTATCCTGAGCCTACACCAAGAATGGCAACAAAAACTTAGAGAAGAGGTGCTGAGTGAATGTGGAATGGAGATTCCTGATTCTGACATGTTATCCAAGTTAAAACTG GTGAATATGGTTCTGCTAGAGGTTTTGAGACTGTATAATCCAGTAATAAGGTTGTTTAGGACACCAATGGAGGATATAAAATTAGGGAAATTGATTATACCAAAAGGAACAAGTTTGGAAATATCCATACATCAAGTTCACAGGAAGAAGGAATACTGGGGAAATGATGCCAACAACTTCAATCCAATGAGATTTGCAAATGGGATATCAAAGGCTGCAAAACACCCAAATGCTTTCATACCCTTCTCAGTTGGTCCTAGAAACTGCATTGGCCAAACTTTTGCTCTGCTCGAAGCTAAAATGGTGGTCTCTTTATTTCTTCAAAGGTTTTCCTTTTCTCTATCCCCTCGTTACAAACATGCCCCTATCAATTATATTACTCTTCACCCTCGCTATGGTATGCCTATTCTTATCAAACCTTTGTCTCATTAA